The nucleotide window tttttcctccttttttttttttaagtgcccTTTTTGTTGAAAACAAGCAATCTGAACGTGAAATAAAACCTACTCACCGGGTGAAATTGCAGGAAGCGAAGCGGCTGTGAGCAAAATGCATCCCGACTCCAAGCATATAGTCCATGATCTTCGGCTTCAAGCTAGAGGAGGGCTTTGCACGGTGGTGAGACTGGGAACCATCAGCAGTTCCGTGTGGCACAGCAGCAAGTACAACAAGCCATTCACACCGTGCGTGCCTCTCTGTGTATGTGTAGGGGAGAGAGAGGCTCAAGAcccaaaggggggggggggggagtggggggaggagagagggaaggaaatccGAATAGCAGGAGGAGTTGCGGGGAGGAATAGGATTTGCTGGGGTTGGGgtagggttttttggtggtgatGGTGGCGATCCTCAAGGAAAGAATAACAAATTGCGGGCTCTCACCAGCGGGCGGGAGGAGAAGGGCTTTGCCAGTCTAGGTCGAGCAAAGACCAGACGCGTCGAGCAGCGGGAGGCTGTAGCCAGCCGAGGCGGCCCGGGCTGGGCCGAGAGGGGCTTTCCTCCCGCCCGCCGGGGAGGGGACACCGGCCGGCTCCCGCGGCTGCCCCGCGCCCGCGGCCGGGTTTGCAGGACTTGGGCGGTCTCCctcggggagggaggggggcgggagagggggaggaagcCGCCTGCGCGGCGAGGCGCGGGGAACCGCGGAGcagggggcgggcggcggcagcTCCGCAGCTTCGCCGGGAGGAGCGACACCgccggggggctgggggaggggaacGGCACGGCCGAGGGCAGCCCGCGGGGCCGGGCACGgcacgggctgggggggccggTGCGGCGGGAGGCAGCCCGCGGGCCGCCTGCTGGGTGGCTCGGCacccgctcctcctcctcctctcctcttcctcctcctccagccgcAATCCAGCGAGCCACAGCGGCGGTATCGACCGGGTAAGAGGacccctgctcccagcctctccccctACCCTCGGCCCAGCCTTTGTttcagatccttttttttttttttttttttgcgcaTACAGGTACCCCCGGAGCCGGCTCTCCCTTGCCGGAGCCTGCCTGCGcgcccggccgcggccgccccaTCCTCCCCGTCCTGGCCGGGGCCCGCTCGCCGTCCGTGCCAGGGaaaggcggcggcgggggccctTGCGTGGGGAACCGGCTTCTCGGAGCGACACGGGGCGGGGGACGTCGCGGCGATAAACAtttgcggggtggggggagagggatgggCGGAAATGTTCCTGCTAATCACCCgtgcccccctccctgccctgggcatCCTCCCttcaccgccccccccccccccggcgcttCTAGGTTCTCTGTATGGAAATCACGAGCTGGCTCAGTGGAAAAATCTCCCTTTTCCTCGCATAGTGGCTCCAGAGTGTGTGCTGAATTTCAAGGTGTGTGTGGGAGGGGGAGGCAGTGCCAGCATTTATGGAGCTTGGTGGCGTGTCGTCCCCGGTCCCTCTCCTACATATGTGCTGTAAGCAGACACGTGTGTTTATGGCTAATAACAACGTATTTCCCTATGTATAGTTAGGCTAAGAGCTTGGTCCGAGTAAACTGAAAGCCAGCCCGTGTCAGGGAACAGCCTGCAGATCAACGAGAACCTTTGGCATCTCTGCATGCGAGTGAGGTAGCCTGGCT belongs to Aquila chrysaetos chrysaetos chromosome 12, bAquChr1.4, whole genome shotgun sequence and includes:
- the LOC115349069 gene encoding protein SPT2 homolog; its protein translation is MHPDSKHIVHDLRLQARGGLCTVVRLGTISSSVWHSSKYNKPFTPCVPLCEELRGGIGFAGVGVGFFGGDGGDPQGKNNKLRALTSGREEKGFASLGRAKTRRVEQREAVASRGGPGWAERGFPPARRGGDTGRLPRLPRARGRVCRTWAVSLGEGGGRERGRKPPARRGAGNRGAGGGRRQLRSFAGRSDTAGGLGEGNGTAEGSPRGRARHGLGGPVRREAARGPPAGWLGTRSSSSSPLPPPPAAIQRATAAVSTGYPRSRLSLAGACLRARPRPPHPPRPGRGPLAVRARERRRRGPLRGEPASRSDTGRGTSRR